One genomic window of uncultured delta proteobacterium includes the following:
- the glgP gene encoding Glycogen phosphorylase — protein MQSLQVFNVIPKLPADLEPLWKIARNYWFAWNFEAENLFSQIDPALWEESYHNPVWFINHLPQQTLQDLANDSLFKEHLNQIRRELEGYLDRPISERYPVSGEEQPLIAYFSLEFGVSLCLPIYSGGLGILAGDHLKSASDLNVPLVAVGFAYANGYFRQYMTPDGWQQERYPDYDFDQMPLAPALTPDGKNASMQITIGDRPLFFRIWEANVGRIRLFLLDTNMQENPPDFRQITARLYGGNLEMRLWQEILLGIGGVKALKLLGLSPQVIHMNEGHSAFAGLERIRDLMKEHSLSFEAAMEVSASGSIFTTHTPVPAGNDRFPPDLMQRYFEPYARDMGLAWKVFLALGREVPTDDNEAFCMTVLALRLSRFNNGVSTLHGRVSRNMWQKVWSQLPVEDVPIGSITNGVHAPSWVAPAMGVTYDRYMGNWREDGDPRRIWPNAENIPDTVLWRGHEHLRNRMVDFVRMRLKKQLTAQGARAQEIIEAEEALNPDALTIGFARRFATYKRANLLLQDKESLLRIIQNTDKPVQFIFAGKAHPQDQGGKQLMKELIALTRSKEYRMNMVFLEDYDMEVAAYMTSGCDVWLNNPRRPLEACGTSGMKAMFNGVLQFSTLDGWWDEAWKPDNSLGWAIGKGEEYADPDYQDFVELKTLYKILEHDIIPEFYDRGKTDMPRSWVAKMKRALIELGPRYHSNRMVHDYAEEAYIPAMRSHKALCENGYTPARELSEWRMHIMTHWSDVVIKDVTINRGAMVYVGEPLTVEARVYTGGVDLQYLHVAAYAGTVTQDQSFLRRNLYPLKPEGPMTDGWQLYRGTVEPEEAGHFGFTVQAMPVHPLLPNKFNLGLIRWAE, from the coding sequence ATGCAGTCTTTACAGGTTTTTAACGTCATTCCAAAACTGCCCGCCGATCTGGAACCTCTATGGAAAATCGCGCGCAACTACTGGTTCGCCTGGAATTTCGAAGCTGAAAATCTTTTTTCACAAATAGATCCAGCCCTTTGGGAAGAAAGTTATCACAACCCGGTCTGGTTTATTAACCACCTGCCCCAGCAGACGCTCCAGGATCTCGCCAACGACAGTCTGTTCAAGGAACATCTGAACCAGATCCGCCGCGAGCTGGAAGGATACCTTGACCGGCCCATCAGCGAACGCTATCCGGTGAGCGGCGAGGAACAACCGCTCATCGCGTATTTCAGCCTGGAATTCGGCGTCAGTTTGTGCCTGCCCATTTATTCCGGGGGGCTCGGCATCCTGGCGGGCGACCACCTGAAATCCGCCAGCGATTTGAACGTGCCGCTGGTCGCCGTGGGGTTTGCCTACGCCAATGGCTATTTCCGCCAGTACATGACGCCGGACGGCTGGCAGCAGGAACGGTACCCGGACTACGATTTCGACCAGATGCCCCTGGCCCCGGCCCTCACGCCGGACGGCAAGAACGCCTCCATGCAGATAACCATCGGCGACAGGCCTTTGTTCTTCCGGATCTGGGAAGCCAACGTCGGCCGCATCCGGCTGTTCCTGCTCGACACCAACATGCAGGAGAACCCGCCGGACTTCCGCCAGATCACGGCCCGCCTCTACGGCGGCAACCTGGAAATGCGCCTCTGGCAGGAAATTCTCCTCGGCATAGGCGGGGTGAAGGCGCTGAAACTCCTGGGTCTCAGCCCCCAGGTCATCCACATGAACGAGGGGCATTCCGCCTTTGCCGGGCTTGAACGCATCCGCGACCTCATGAAAGAGCACAGCCTTTCGTTCGAAGCGGCCATGGAAGTCTCCGCCTCGGGCAGTATCTTCACTACCCACACCCCGGTGCCTGCCGGCAACGACCGCTTCCCGCCGGACCTCATGCAGCGCTATTTCGAACCCTACGCCCGCGACATGGGGCTTGCCTGGAAGGTCTTTCTGGCGCTCGGCCGTGAAGTGCCGACGGACGATAACGAAGCGTTCTGCATGACGGTTCTGGCCTTACGCCTTTCCCGCTTCAACAACGGGGTGTCCACGCTGCACGGCCGCGTTTCGCGCAATATGTGGCAGAAGGTCTGGTCCCAGCTCCCTGTCGAGGACGTACCCATCGGGTCCATCACCAACGGCGTGCACGCGCCCTCCTGGGTGGCCCCGGCCATGGGCGTCACCTATGACCGCTACATGGGCAACTGGCGCGAGGACGGCGACCCCAGACGCATCTGGCCCAACGCCGAGAACATCCCGGACACGGTTCTCTGGCGCGGGCACGAACACCTCAGAAACCGCATGGTGGATTTCGTGCGCATGCGCCTCAAAAAACAGCTGACCGCCCAGGGCGCCCGCGCCCAGGAGATCATCGAGGCCGAGGAAGCGCTCAATCCCGACGCGCTGACCATCGGCTTCGCCCGCCGGTTCGCCACGTATAAACGCGCCAATCTGCTCCTCCAGGACAAGGAGAGCCTGCTCCGGATCATCCAGAACACCGACAAGCCCGTGCAGTTCATCTTCGCGGGCAAGGCCCACCCCCAGGATCAAGGCGGCAAGCAGCTGATGAAGGAGCTCATCGCCCTCACCCGGTCCAAGGAATACCGCATGAACATGGTCTTCCTGGAAGACTACGACATGGAAGTGGCCGCCTACATGACCTCCGGCTGCGACGTGTGGCTGAACAACCCGCGCCGCCCGCTGGAAGCCTGCGGCACCAGCGGCATGAAAGCCATGTTCAACGGTGTTCTGCAGTTCAGCACCCTGGACGGCTGGTGGGACGAGGCCTGGAAGCCGGACAACTCGCTCGGCTGGGCCATCGGCAAGGGCGAGGAATACGCCGACCCCGATTACCAGGACTTCGTGGAACTCAAAACCCTGTACAAGATTCTGGAACACGACATCATCCCGGAATTTTACGACCGGGGGAAAACCGACATGCCGCGTTCCTGGGTCGCCAAAATGAAGCGCGCCCTGATCGAGCTCGGGCCGCGCTACCACTCCAACCGCATGGTCCACGACTACGCGGAGGAAGCGTACATCCCGGCCATGCGCAGCCACAAGGCGCTGTGCGAAAACGGCTACACCCCGGCCCGCGAGCTGTCCGAGTGGCGCATGCATATCATGACCCACTGGTCCGACGTGGTCATCAAGGACGTGACGATCAACCGCGGCGCGATGGTCTACGTGGGCGAGCCCCTGACCGTGGAGGCCAGGGTCTATACCGGCGGAGTGGACTTGCAGTACCTGCACGTGGCGGCATACGCCGGAACCGTGACCCAGGACCAGTCCTTCCTGCGCAGGAACCTCTATCCC
- a CDS encoding conserved hypothetical protein (Evidence 4 : Homologs of previously reported genes of unknown function) — protein MEALRGKDKHGIFFHRRRVVASPDSVMCTIGVKILFLGTARDLYDSVGPAAATTGSAGFDLVAALPEDASELDVPPGERVIIPTGIAIEPSMPGVAGFVYSRSGLGAAKGLTVAQGVGLIDPDYRGEILVYLLNTSTITHRLRRGDRVAQLVFQPFFSPQWEICETLGETTRGSGGFGHTGA, from the coding sequence ATGGAAGCGTTACGCGGTAAAGACAAGCATGGCATATTCTTCCACAGGAGGCGCGTTGTGGCAAGCCCGGACTCTGTAATGTGCACGATCGGCGTGAAGATCCTCTTTCTCGGCACCGCGCGGGATCTGTACGATTCCGTGGGGCCCGCCGCCGCCACGACCGGTTCCGCCGGGTTCGACCTCGTCGCCGCGCTGCCGGAAGACGCATCCGAGCTTGACGTGCCCCCCGGAGAGCGAGTGATTATTCCCACCGGCATTGCCATAGAGCCTTCCATGCCCGGGGTTGCCGGGTTCGTCTATTCGCGCAGCGGCCTCGGCGCGGCCAAGGGGCTGACCGTGGCCCAGGGCGTGGGGCTGATCGACCCGGACTATCGCGGCGAGATACTGGTCTATCTTTTGAACACCTCCACCATAACGCACCGTCTGCGACGAGGCGACCGCGTCGCGCAGCTCGTGTTCCAGCCCTTTTTCTCTCCGCAATGGGAAATCTGCGAAACACTGGGCGAAACCACGAGGGGCTCCGGCGGTTTCGGCCACACAGGAGCCTGA
- the argD gene encoding Acetylornithine aminotransferase: MSRFDEIKQREESLLCRTYGRYPIAVQSGKGSRLWDFDGKEYVDLLAGIAVTSLGHCNEELALVMEKQARKLVHVSNLFYQEEQLDLAKRLLATAHCGKAFFCNSGAEANEAAIKLARRYNQRVKENGAFEIISFTGAFHGRTMATVAATGQAKFQDGFAPIPTGFTQVPMGDIAALKAAVTEKTAAVIMEMVQGEGGVNPVDPDFLLAAYALCREKGVLFIADEVQAGLCRTGKWWAFQHFGIEPDIVSTAKALANGLPMGAIMATDEVAKGFVAGSHATTFGAGALVSAVASKTLEIMERDNLAARAGELGDWAMNRFREVGKKIPGAIDEVRGKGLFIGIVLAKPGKAVWDALLDKGFICNLTQERVLRLLPALTVEKADLEAFAQALEGILKK; encoded by the coding sequence ATGAGCCGGTTTGACGAAATAAAACAGCGGGAAGAATCCCTTTTGTGCCGGACCTACGGCAGATACCCCATCGCAGTGCAAAGCGGCAAGGGCAGCCGGTTGTGGGACTTTGACGGCAAGGAATACGTGGACCTTCTCGCGGGCATCGCGGTAACGAGCCTCGGCCATTGCAACGAGGAGCTTGCCCTTGTCATGGAAAAGCAGGCCAGAAAGCTCGTCCACGTGAGCAACCTCTTTTACCAGGAAGAACAGCTCGATCTGGCCAAACGGCTGCTGGCAACCGCCCATTGCGGCAAAGCCTTTTTCTGCAACTCGGGCGCGGAAGCCAACGAAGCGGCCATCAAGCTCGCCCGCCGGTACAACCAGCGGGTGAAGGAAAACGGCGCCTTTGAGATTATCAGCTTCACCGGCGCCTTCCACGGCAGAACCATGGCCACGGTCGCGGCAACGGGCCAGGCCAAGTTCCAGGACGGCTTCGCCCCCATTCCCACAGGGTTCACCCAGGTGCCCATGGGCGATATCGCCGCGCTGAAAGCCGCCGTAACGGAAAAAACGGCCGCCGTCATCATGGAGATGGTCCAGGGCGAAGGCGGCGTGAACCCGGTTGATCCGGATTTCCTCCTGGCCGCGTATGCCCTCTGCCGGGAAAAGGGTGTGCTCTTCATCGCGGACGAAGTGCAGGCCGGACTTTGCCGGACCGGCAAATGGTGGGCCTTCCAGCATTTCGGGATCGAGCCGGATATCGTGAGCACGGCGAAAGCGCTCGCCAACGGGTTGCCCATGGGCGCGATCATGGCGACGGACGAGGTCGCCAAGGGATTTGTGGCCGGGAGCCACGCCACCACCTTCGGCGCGGGTGCGCTGGTTTCCGCCGTGGCGTCCAAGACGCTTGAAATCATGGAGCGGGACAACCTCGCCGCCAGGGCCGGGGAACTCGGCGACTGGGCCATGAACCGGTTCCGCGAGGTGGGCAAAAAAATTCCGGGCGCCATCGACGAGGTGCGCGGCAAGGGGTTGTTCATCGGCATCGTGCTCGCGAAACCGGGCAAGGCCGTGTGGGACGCGCTGCTGGACAAGGGGTTCATCTGCAACCTGACCCAGGAAAGGGTCCTGCGCCTGCTGCCCGCCCTGACTGTCGAAAAGGCCGACCTGGAAGCGTTCGCCCAGGCGCTGGAAGGTATTTTGAAAAAATAA
- a CDS encoding hypothetical protein (Evidence 5 : No homology to any previously reported sequences) yields MPGAISVNDTKLWPTMAESFARFSSEGTMTRETMGASTYARTLDRGNGMDRTGAPDYDRYLFGGIVAGKSMDWAITGGYVPRDAFTQTSDLHRGMQTLHMGTGYILDTSI; encoded by the coding sequence ATGCCCGGCGCGATCAGTGTAAACGATACGAAACTCTGGCCCACCATGGCCGAGAGCTTTGCCCGGTTCTCGAGCGAGGGAACCATGACGCGCGAGACCATGGGCGCCTCCACCTACGCCCGCACGCTTGACCGCGGGAACGGCATGGACCGCACGGGCGCGCCGGATTATGACCGCTACCTGTTCGGCGGGATCGTCGCCGGAAAATCCATGGACTGGGCCATCACCGGCGGGTACGTTCCCCGCGACGCCTTCACGCAGACGAGCGATCTGCATCGCGGCATGCAGACCCTGCACATGGGCACCGGGTATATTCTCGATACGTCGATTTAA
- a CDS encoding Methyl-accepting chemotaxis sensory transducer, with translation MLRNFSIGMRITGIISILILAIAGLVGTIILTAESVKDRGITDAQDVMLEGERAKIKLGTHTIAKSLGKSLEGVTDPDQQAAIIGKHINDIRFEADESGYYFVYRGTTVFVHPIQPKLVGKDLGNTKDAGGVYYVSELNKAAQRGGGFVSFIFGKPQPGGGVANAPKLAYAEMIPGTDLWISTGIYIDNIEAYKADMEKRMSNALFSRMLIVIGCVLVLVLCILLPLCIFTLRSISRPLRATTQAAEQIASGNLDVHLEADGKDEVTLLQQSLLRMAQNLRESFAATRNKEAEALAKAEEAQKAVRQAQEASRKADAANAEIMQAAARLETTAHETESFARNISRSTAGVRKGTSTQDGRIHEILTAMEQLSASVLEVSRSASSASRQTEESRIKVESGAALAKQSGSAMNELRGLTDTLTRNINKLGEQSETIGKVINVINDIADQTNLLALNAAIEAARAGEAGRGFAVVADEVRKLAEKTMQATKEVGESILAVQNLAKTNISSMDAAMTSMSRVSELSEETVAALAEVQGTVKEAAAQVQSIAAAVEEQSASSSEVAALVGEVSNIASANTALVAEADEELHGLVRKAGELLGLVADLRKAEK, from the coding sequence ATGTTGCGTAATTTTTCCATAGGGATGCGGATCACGGGCATTATCAGCATACTGATTCTGGCCATAGCGGGCTTGGTGGGCACCATCATTCTGACGGCCGAGAGCGTGAAAGACCGCGGCATAACCGACGCCCAGGATGTCATGCTGGAAGGGGAACGGGCGAAAATCAAACTCGGCACCCATACCATCGCCAAATCGCTCGGCAAATCGCTGGAAGGCGTCACCGACCCGGACCAGCAGGCCGCGATCATCGGCAAGCACATCAACGACATCCGGTTCGAGGCCGATGAATCGGGCTATTATTTCGTGTATCGCGGGACCACGGTTTTCGTGCACCCCATCCAACCCAAACTGGTCGGAAAGGATCTGGGCAATACCAAGGACGCGGGCGGCGTGTATTACGTGAGCGAGCTCAACAAGGCCGCGCAGAGGGGCGGCGGGTTCGTCTCCTTTATTTTCGGCAAGCCGCAGCCCGGCGGCGGCGTGGCCAACGCGCCGAAGCTCGCCTACGCCGAGATGATCCCCGGCACGGATCTCTGGATCTCCACGGGCATCTATATCGACAACATCGAAGCGTACAAGGCGGACATGGAAAAACGCATGTCAAACGCCCTGTTCAGCCGCATGCTCATCGTGATCGGGTGCGTGCTCGTGCTGGTGCTCTGCATTCTGCTGCCGCTTTGCATCTTCACGCTCCGCTCCATTTCCCGCCCGCTCAGGGCAACGACCCAGGCGGCGGAGCAGATCGCCTCGGGCAACCTGGACGTTCACCTGGAGGCGGACGGCAAGGACGAGGTGACCCTGTTGCAGCAATCGCTCCTCCGCATGGCCCAAAACCTGCGCGAGAGCTTCGCCGCAACCCGGAACAAGGAAGCCGAGGCCCTCGCCAAGGCCGAGGAAGCCCAGAAGGCCGTGCGGCAGGCCCAGGAAGCCAGCCGCAAGGCGGATGCCGCCAACGCGGAAATAATGCAGGCCGCCGCCCGCCTCGAAACCACCGCCCACGAGACGGAGTCCTTCGCGCGCAACATTTCCAGGAGCACAGCCGGCGTACGGAAAGGTACCTCGACCCAGGACGGCCGCATCCACGAAATACTCACCGCCATGGAACAGCTGAGCGCCAGCGTGCTCGAGGTTTCGCGCAGCGCGTCCTCCGCCTCCCGGCAGACCGAGGAGTCGCGGATAAAGGTCGAATCCGGCGCCGCACTCGCCAAGCAGTCCGGTTCTGCCATGAATGAACTGCGCGGTCTCACCGACACGCTGACGCGGAACATCAACAAGCTGGGCGAGCAGTCCGAGACTATCGGCAAGGTCATCAACGTCATCAACGACATCGCGGACCAGACCAACCTGCTCGCGCTGAACGCCGCCATCGAGGCCGCCCGCGCGGGCGAAGCCGGGAGGGGTTTTGCCGTGGTCGCGGACGAGGTGCGCAAACTCGCCGAAAAAACCATGCAGGCCACAAAGGAGGTCGGGGAGTCGATCCTTGCCGTCCAGAACCTGGCGAAAACGAACATTTCCAGCATGGATGCCGCTATGACGTCCATGAGCCGCGTCAGCGAGCTTTCCGAGGAAACCGTCGCCGCGCTGGCCGAGGTCCAAGGCACGGTCAAGGAAGCGGCCGCGCAGGTGCAGTCCATCGCGGCGGCGGTCGAGGAACAGTCCGCGTCGAGCTCCGAAGTGGCAGCCCTGGTCGGGGAGGTCAGCAACATCGCCTCGGCCAACACCGCGCTGGTCGCGGAGGCGGATGAAGAACTGCACGGCCTTGTCCGCAAGGCCGGTGAACTGCTGGGGCTTGTGGCCGACCTGCGGAAAGCGGAAAAATAA